A genomic stretch from Streptococcus oralis includes:
- a CDS encoding DJ-1 family glyoxalase III, which translates to MAKVAVILANGFEEIEALTVVDVLRRANISCDMVGFEEQVTGSHGIQVKADRIFDGDLSDYDLVVLPGGMPGSANLRDNQALISQIKAFCQAGKKIAAICAAPIALHQAGVLKDKCFTCYDGVQENITDGTYQKQTVVVDGNLTTSRGPSTALAFAYELVEQLGGDAESLRVGMLYRDVFENQQ; encoded by the coding sequence ATGGCAAAAGTTGCAGTTATCTTAGCAAATGGCTTTGAAGAAATTGAAGCCTTGACAGTAGTTGATGTTTTGCGTCGAGCAAACATTTCCTGTGATATGGTAGGATTTGAAGAGCAGGTGACAGGATCACATGGCATTCAGGTAAAAGCCGACCGTATCTTTGATGGCGATTTGTCAGACTATGACTTGGTAGTTCTTCCAGGTGGCATGCCTGGATCGGCAAATCTACGAGATAATCAAGCCCTCATTTCACAGATTAAAGCGTTTTGCCAAGCAGGAAAGAAAATTGCTGCCATCTGTGCAGCTCCAATCGCCCTCCATCAAGCAGGTGTTTTGAAAGACAAGTGCTTCACCTGTTATGACGGTGTTCAGGAGAACATTACTGACGGAACTTATCAAAAGCAAACAGTGGTTGTAGATGGTAATCTAACAACTAGCCGAGGACCGTCAACTGCCCTTGCCTTTGCCTATGAATTGGTGGAGCAGTTGGGAGGAGATGCTGAAAGTTTACGAGTCGGCATGCTCTATCGGGATGTCTTTGAAAATCAACAGTAA
- a CDS encoding FtsW/RodA/SpoVE family cell cycle protein, which translates to MKRSFDSRVDYSLLLPVFCLLVIGVVAIYIAVSHDYPNNVLPILGQQIAWIALGLVIGFVVMFFNTEFLWKVTPYLYGLGLALMVLPLVFYNPSLVASTGAKNWVSIGGTTLFQPSEFMKISYILILARVIVQFTQKHKEWRRTIPLDFLLIGWMIAFTIPVLLLLALQSDLGTALVFVAIFSGMVLLSGVSWKIIIPVFATGVTAVAGFMAIFISKDGRAFLHQIGMPTYQINRILAWLNPFDFAQTTTYQQAQGQIAIGSGGLFGQGFNVSNLLIPVRESDMIFTVIAEDFGFIGSVFVVALYLLLIYRMLKITLRSNNQFYTYISTGFIMMLLFHIFENIGAVTGLLPLTGIPLPFISQGGSAIISNLIGVGLLLSMSYQTNLAEEKSGKVPFKRKKVVLKQIK; encoded by the coding sequence ATGAAACGTTCTTTTGACTCTCGAGTCGACTATAGTCTCCTTCTGCCAGTGTTTTGTTTACTGGTGATTGGAGTAGTAGCCATTTATATAGCAGTTAGTCATGACTATCCAAATAATGTATTACCAATTCTAGGACAGCAAATCGCATGGATTGCCTTGGGGCTTGTCATTGGGTTTGTCGTCATGTTCTTCAATACCGAGTTTTTATGGAAGGTGACTCCCTATCTTTATGGCTTAGGCTTGGCCTTGATGGTTCTCCCTCTTGTTTTTTACAATCCGAGTTTGGTAGCTTCTACAGGTGCCAAGAACTGGGTATCAATCGGGGGAACCACGCTCTTTCAACCTTCTGAGTTCATGAAGATTTCCTACATCTTGATATTGGCTCGAGTCATTGTACAATTCACTCAAAAGCACAAGGAGTGGCGACGGACTATTCCCTTGGATTTCCTATTGATTGGTTGGATGATTGCCTTTACAATCCCAGTCTTGCTCCTCTTAGCCCTACAAAGTGACTTGGGTACTGCCTTGGTCTTCGTAGCTATTTTTTCCGGTATGGTTCTTCTTTCAGGAGTTTCGTGGAAGATTATCATTCCTGTTTTTGCGACAGGAGTGACTGCAGTTGCAGGCTTCATGGCCATCTTTATAAGCAAGGATGGACGTGCCTTCTTGCATCAGATTGGGATGCCAACTTACCAGATCAACCGTATCTTGGCTTGGCTCAATCCCTTTGACTTTGCGCAAACAACGACTTACCAACAGGCTCAGGGGCAAATTGCTATTGGAAGTGGTGGCTTGTTTGGACAAGGGTTCAATGTGTCCAATCTCCTCATTCCAGTACGTGAAAGTGATATGATTTTCACCGTAATTGCTGAAGATTTTGGCTTTATTGGTTCGGTCTTTGTCGTTGCCCTGTACTTACTTCTCATCTATCGAATGTTGAAGATTACGCTCAGGTCAAATAACCAGTTCTACACCTACATTTCGACTGGTTTTATCATGATGTTGCTCTTCCATATCTTTGAAAATATCGGTGCCGTAACAGGCTTACTTCCTTTGACAGGGATTCCTCTGCCTTTCATTTCTCAGGGGGGATCCGCAATTATCAGTAACCTCATCGGTGTCGGTCTCCTCTTGTCTATGAGTTACCAGACCAATCTAGCAGAAGAGAAAAGTGGAAAAGTTCCATTCAAACGAAAAAAAGTCGTCTTAAAACAAATCAAATAA